Proteins co-encoded in one Alcanivorax sp. genomic window:
- a CDS encoding trypsin-like peptidase domain-containing protein — translation MVRVIRFFAGPILAGLAVGLAVLWWYEWGPSAQPARHDTGVASYAGAVNHAAPAVVNIYTTQIVTNDDDAEAPLFNRFMEQPRRERALSSLGSGVIVDDKGYILTSYHVIRDADEILVALRDGRDSPARVVGTDPETDLALLHIALEDLPEVELNGNGPVQVGDVVLAIGNPLGVGQTVSMGIVSATGRSHLGIATFENFIQTDAAINRGNSGGALIDTNGHLIGINTAILSADGSWQGIGFATPASIASEVMTDLIEHGRVIRGYLGVTVQDMTPSLADTFGIDEVRGGVVTAVVVDSPAHKGGLQPGDVLVGVNGDLMKDGYEAMNRIAGMKPDQQVTLNIIRNRQPMSMDVVIGTRPPAEAE, via the coding sequence GTGGTCAGAGTGATACGTTTTTTTGCCGGCCCGATCCTGGCCGGTCTGGCCGTGGGACTTGCCGTACTCTGGTGGTACGAATGGGGCCCCAGTGCCCAGCCCGCCCGCCATGACACCGGGGTAGCCAGCTATGCCGGCGCGGTGAATCATGCCGCCCCAGCGGTGGTCAACATCTACACCACCCAGATCGTCACCAACGACGATGATGCCGAGGCTCCCCTGTTCAACCGTTTTATGGAACAGCCGCGCCGTGAACGGGCCTTGAGCAGCCTGGGCTCCGGCGTGATTGTGGATGACAAGGGATACATCCTGACCAGTTATCACGTTATCCGCGACGCGGATGAAATACTGGTGGCCCTGCGTGATGGCCGTGATAGTCCGGCACGCGTAGTCGGCACGGACCCGGAGACCGATCTGGCTCTGCTGCATATTGCTCTTGAAGACCTGCCTGAAGTGGAACTTAACGGTAACGGACCGGTGCAGGTGGGTGATGTGGTGCTGGCCATCGGCAATCCGCTGGGCGTGGGACAGACCGTCTCCATGGGCATCGTCAGCGCCACCGGCCGCAGCCATCTGGGTATTGCCACCTTTGAAAACTTTATCCAGACCGACGCGGCCATCAATCGCGGTAACTCCGGCGGGGCGCTCATTGACACCAACGGGCACCTGATCGGCATCAATACGGCCATCCTCTCCGCCGATGGCAGCTGGCAGGGCATTGGTTTCGCGACCCCCGCCTCTATCGCCAGCGAGGTAATGACAGACCTGATCGAGCATGGCCGGGTGATCCGTGGCTATCTGGGGGTCACGGTTCAGGACATGACGCCGTCACTGGCCGACACCTTTGGCATCGATGAAGTGCGCGGCGGCGTGGTCACCGCGGTGGTAGTAGACAGCCCGGCCCACAAGGGCGGCCTGCAACCGGGCGATGTATTGGTGGGCGTTAACGGGGACCTCATGAAGGACGGCTACGAGGCCATGAACCGAATCGCTGGTATGAAGCCGGATCAGCAAGTCACCCTGAACATCATCCGCAACCGCCAGCCCATGAGCATGGACGTCGTCATAGGCACCCGCCCACCGGCGGAAGCGGAATAG
- the hisC gene encoding histidinol-phosphate transaminase, with product MSKYWSDFVHQLEPYVPGEQPKISKLVKLNTNEHPLGPSPKVLDVIRGEADERLRLYPDPDSGQLKDAVAAYYGVQRNQVFVGNGSDEVLAHLFLGFFKQDKPLLFPDITYSFYKVYCGLYQIDYEPVALDQDLAIAVDDYLKPNGGIIFPNPNAPTGRLLPLSEIERLLQANTESLVVVDEAYIDFGGDSAIALVNQYPNLLVTQTLSKSRSLAGLRIGLAVGDAALIDGLNRIKDSFNSYPLDRIAIAAGAAAFEDKAWFEKGCELVISQRDWLDSELSRRGFESLPSAANFLFTRHPQHSGESLAKGLREQGVIVRHFGKPERIADHLRITVGTPEQNQALIKALDTLL from the coding sequence ATGAGCAAATACTGGAGTGACTTCGTTCATCAGCTGGAGCCCTATGTGCCGGGTGAACAGCCGAAGATCAGCAAGCTGGTGAAGCTGAACACCAATGAGCATCCACTGGGCCCGTCACCGAAAGTACTGGACGTGATTCGTGGCGAAGCGGATGAGCGTTTGCGTCTGTATCCGGATCCGGACAGTGGCCAGCTGAAAGACGCCGTTGCTGCCTATTACGGTGTGCAACGGAATCAGGTGTTTGTCGGTAATGGCTCCGATGAAGTGCTGGCGCATCTGTTCCTTGGCTTCTTCAAACAGGACAAGCCGCTGCTGTTTCCGGACATCACCTACAGCTTCTACAAGGTGTACTGCGGGCTCTACCAGATTGACTATGAACCGGTGGCGCTGGACCAGGATCTGGCCATTGCCGTGGATGATTATCTCAAGCCCAATGGCGGGATCATCTTCCCCAACCCCAATGCGCCCACCGGGCGGCTGTTGCCCCTGAGTGAGATCGAACGTCTGTTGCAGGCCAATACGGAATCCCTGGTGGTGGTGGACGAAGCCTATATCGACTTTGGTGGTGACAGTGCCATTGCCCTGGTGAATCAGTACCCCAACCTGCTGGTCACCCAGACACTTTCCAAGTCCCGCTCCCTGGCCGGTCTGCGCATCGGTCTGGCCGTCGGCGATGCGGCACTGATCGATGGCTTGAACCGCATCAAGGACAGCTTCAACTCCTACCCGCTGGATCGTATCGCCATTGCGGCGGGTGCGGCGGCCTTTGAAGACAAGGCATGGTTTGAGAAGGGCTGTGAGTTGGTGATCAGCCAACGAGACTGGCTCGATAGCGAGCTTTCCCGTCGAGGTTTTGAAAGCCTGCCGTCCGCCGCCAACTTTCTTTTTACCCGCCATCCGCAACATAGTGGCGAAAGCCTGGCGAAAGGATTGAGAGAGCAGGGTGTCATTGTTCGCCACTTCGGCAAGCCTGAGCGTATAGCAGACCACCTGCGTATCACCGTGGGCACCCCGGAGCAGAACCAGGCGTTGATTAAAGCGCTGGATACATTGCTGTAA
- the hisD gene encoding histidinol dehydrogenase, with amino-acid sequence METTWLNTQDADFDAQLAALTAWSEERDAEVAERVHHIVRDVARRGDEALVEYTRKFDRRELSAAADLVVGPEQLQAALARIPADQRQALEAAAERVRSYHEKQKQDSWSYREADGTLLGQQVTPLDRAGIYVPGGKAAYPSSVLMNALPAKVAGVAEIIMVSPAPAGELNDMVLAAAAIAGVDRFISVGGAQAVAALAYGTDTVPAVDKIVGPGNIYVAEAKRQVFGKVGIDMIAGPSEILVVCDGKTDPDWIAMDLFSQAEHDEEAQAILLCPEADYLKQVEASMEALAVTLERETIIRTSMKNRGALIQVKDLNEAIEIANTIASEHLELSIDDAETWAKKIRHAGAIFLGRHTPEALGDYCAGPNHVLPTSATARFSSPLGVYDFQKRSSLIGCSPEGASTLAGIASPLARGESLTAHARSAEYRIKR; translated from the coding sequence ATGGAAACCACCTGGCTCAACACTCAAGACGCTGACTTCGATGCGCAGCTTGCCGCGCTGACCGCCTGGTCGGAAGAGCGCGATGCGGAAGTGGCTGAGCGGGTGCATCACATCGTACGGGATGTGGCCCGTCGTGGTGATGAGGCGCTGGTGGAGTACACCCGCAAATTTGACCGCCGTGAACTGTCCGCTGCCGCGGATCTGGTGGTCGGCCCCGAGCAATTGCAGGCGGCACTGGCGCGTATTCCTGCCGACCAGCGTCAGGCGCTTGAAGCCGCGGCCGAGCGGGTGCGCAGCTATCACGAGAAACAGAAGCAGGATTCCTGGAGCTACCGTGAAGCCGATGGCACGCTCCTGGGGCAGCAGGTCACACCGCTGGACCGGGCGGGCATCTATGTGCCGGGCGGCAAGGCGGCCTATCCCAGTTCTGTACTGATGAATGCCCTGCCAGCCAAGGTGGCCGGTGTTGCCGAGATTATCATGGTGTCACCGGCGCCTGCTGGTGAGCTGAATGACATGGTGCTGGCGGCCGCCGCCATTGCCGGCGTCGACCGTTTTATTTCCGTGGGCGGCGCCCAGGCTGTTGCCGCACTGGCCTATGGCACGGATACCGTACCGGCGGTGGACAAGATTGTCGGCCCCGGCAATATCTACGTGGCCGAAGCCAAGCGTCAGGTGTTCGGCAAGGTGGGGATCGACATGATTGCCGGTCCATCCGAGATTCTGGTGGTGTGTGATGGCAAGACCGACCCGGACTGGATTGCCATGGATCTGTTCTCCCAGGCGGAGCACGATGAGGAAGCCCAGGCGATTCTGTTGTGCCCGGAGGCGGATTACCTCAAGCAGGTGGAAGCGTCCATGGAGGCCCTGGCGGTGACTCTGGAGCGGGAAACCATCATCCGCACCTCCATGAAAAACCGTGGAGCCCTGATTCAGGTGAAGGACCTGAATGAGGCCATCGAGATCGCCAACACCATTGCCTCCGAGCACCTGGAGTTGTCCATCGACGATGCGGAAACCTGGGCGAAAAAGATTCGTCACGCCGGCGCCATCTTCCTGGGTCGACATACCCCGGAAGCGCTGGGTGACTACTGCGCCGGCCCCAATCATGTGCTGCCCACCAGCGCCACGGCGCGTTTTTCTTCGCCGCTGGGCGTCTATGATTTTCAGAAGCGCAGCTCCCTGATTGGCTGCTCCCCGGAAGGGGCCAGCACCCTGGCCGGCATTGCTTCTCCCCTGGCCCGCGGCGAAAGCCTCACCGCCCACGCCCGCAGTGCGGAATACCGGATTAAACGCTAG
- the hisG gene encoding ATP phosphoribosyltransferase, with protein MSQKPLTIALSKGRILKETLPLLKAAGIELLEDPSASRKLIFDTTRDDVKIIIIRATDVPPYVQHGAADIGVAGKDVLMEHGGDGVFEPLDLNIARCKLMVAAVNDAPEVGGRLRVATKFVNVAKAYFAEQGKQAEVIKLYGAMELAPLVGLADRIVDIVDTGNTLRANGLEPTELIAHISTRVIVNRASMKTRHGDIQAILDKLAEAVASRKE; from the coding sequence ATGTCTCAGAAACCGTTGACCATCGCCCTGTCCAAGGGTCGCATCCTCAAGGAAACCCTGCCGCTGTTGAAGGCTGCCGGGATTGAACTGCTGGAAGATCCGTCCGCATCGCGCAAGCTGATCTTCGACACCACCCGTGATGACGTGAAGATCATCATCATTCGCGCCACTGATGTGCCTCCCTACGTGCAGCATGGGGCTGCGGATATCGGTGTGGCGGGCAAGGATGTGCTCATGGAGCATGGCGGGGACGGAGTGTTCGAGCCACTGGACCTGAATATTGCCCGTTGCAAATTGATGGTGGCGGCGGTCAATGATGCCCCGGAGGTGGGTGGGCGCCTGCGTGTGGCGACCAAGTTCGTCAATGTGGCCAAGGCCTACTTTGCCGAGCAGGGAAAACAGGCCGAGGTCATCAAACTCTATGGCGCCATGGAACTGGCGCCGCTGGTAGGGCTGGCGGACCGGATTGTGGATATCGTTGATACCGGTAACACCCTGCGCGCTAATGGTCTGGAGCCCACCGAACTGATCGCCCATATTTCCACCCGGGTGATCGTCAATCGCGCCAGCATGAAGACCCGTCACGGGGATATCCAGGCGATCCTGGACAAGCTCGCCGAGGCCGTCGCGTCGCGTAAAGAGTAG
- the murA gene encoding UDP-N-acetylglucosamine 1-carboxyvinyltransferase encodes MDKLIITGGRRLDGEIRISGAKNAALPILAATLLASEPVTVGNLPHLQDVTTLIELLGRMGVEVVIDDRMRVEVNASTIKELVAPYELVKTMRASILVLGPMVAHFGKATVSLPGGCAIGSRPVDIHLSGLEAMGAQIEVANGYVHASVDGRLKGARIVMDTVTVTGTENLMMAAALAEGTTYLENAAREPEVVDLANFINAMGGKVSGAGTDTITIEGVEKLGGCHHQVIADRIETGTYLIAAAITGGRIKTKDTVPGILDVVLQKLKEAGAKVTTGEDWIELDMEGRRPKAVSLRTAPYPAMPTDMQAQFMALNLIAEGTGTIVETVFENRFMHVQEMNRMGSDIEVQGNTAICRGVEQLTGAPVMATDLRASASLVIAALAAEGETTVDRIYHIDRGYECIEEKLQSLGAVIRRVPR; translated from the coding sequence ATGGATAAATTGATCATCACCGGTGGCCGCCGTCTGGACGGCGAGATCCGCATTTCCGGCGCCAAGAACGCCGCCCTGCCGATTCTGGCCGCCACCTTGCTGGCCAGTGAGCCGGTCACTGTGGGCAACCTGCCCCATCTGCAGGATGTAACCACCCTGATCGAGCTGCTGGGGCGCATGGGTGTGGAAGTGGTGATCGATGACCGCATGCGCGTGGAGGTGAATGCCAGCACCATCAAGGAGCTGGTGGCGCCCTACGAACTGGTGAAGACCATGCGCGCCTCCATTCTGGTGCTGGGCCCCATGGTGGCACATTTTGGCAAGGCCACGGTCTCTTTGCCGGGGGGCTGTGCCATTGGTTCCCGGCCGGTGGATATCCATCTCAGCGGTCTTGAGGCCATGGGTGCCCAGATCGAGGTGGCCAACGGCTATGTGCATGCCTCCGTGGACGGTCGCCTGAAAGGTGCCCGCATTGTCATGGATACGGTCACCGTGACCGGTACCGAGAACCTGATGATGGCCGCCGCCCTGGCAGAGGGCACGACCTATCTGGAAAACGCGGCCCGTGAACCGGAAGTGGTGGATTTGGCCAACTTCATCAATGCCATGGGAGGCAAGGTGAGTGGCGCCGGCACGGACACCATCACCATTGAAGGGGTGGAGAAACTCGGTGGTTGTCACCACCAGGTCATCGCCGACCGGATTGAAACCGGGACCTACCTGATCGCTGCGGCGATTACCGGCGGCCGGATCAAGACCAAGGATACCGTTCCCGGCATTCTTGATGTGGTGCTGCAGAAACTGAAGGAAGCGGGCGCCAAGGTCACCACGGGTGAAGACTGGATCGAGCTGGACATGGAAGGCCGCCGGCCGAAAGCCGTGTCCCTGCGAACCGCACCTTATCCGGCCATGCCCACCGACATGCAGGCCCAGTTCATGGCCCTTAACCTGATCGCCGAGGGCACCGGGACCATCGTGGAAACTGTATTTGAAAACCGCTTCATGCATGTTCAGGAAATGAACCGCATGGGCTCGGATATCGAAGTGCAGGGCAACACGGCGATCTGTCGTGGTGTGGAGCAGCTTACCGGTGCCCCGGTAATGGCCACTGACCTGCGTGCATCGGCGTCCCTGGTGATTGCTGCGTTGGCAGCGGAAGGGGAAACCACCGTGGACCGCATCTACCACATTGATCGCGGCTACGAATGTATTGAAGAGAAACTGCAATCGCTGGGCGCGGTCATTCGCCGCGTGCCACGCTAG
- a CDS encoding BolA/IbaG family iron-sulfur metabolism protein has translation MNPEEVKALVEAGFDDADVAVEGGGDRFQIRVVSEAFAGLMPVKKQQLVYATINEQIQSNTIHAVQIITFTPAEWEKAQKMGLA, from the coding sequence ATGAATCCGGAAGAGGTAAAAGCGCTGGTGGAAGCCGGCTTTGACGATGCCGATGTGGCCGTGGAAGGTGGCGGTGACCGTTTCCAGATTCGCGTGGTGTCAGAGGCCTTTGCAGGCCTGATGCCGGTGAAGAAGCAGCAGCTGGTGTATGCCACTATCAACGAGCAGATTCAGAGCAACACCATCCACGCGGTGCAGATCATCACCTTTACTCCCGCCGAGTGGGAAAAAGCCCAGAAGATGGGGCTGGCCTGA
- a CDS encoding phospholipid-binding protein MlaC, translated as MQRQFFFSAAMALVLMLMGSLAQAQSDPRQVVMDAVDRMTTRIDAEREQLKADPERARGLVREELAGLVDFKRITRMVMGDYFGHSSKEQKYRFLEVFKNSLINTYASGITLYEGQQITTLPMQEGDLRGDYARVRMEIQTNTGKTIPIFYTLFSRDGQWKVINVYVNGLDLADTFKSQFAQGMEQYGDMDKVIDNWTADANIDAGLDSEEGSKE; from the coding sequence ATGCAACGACAATTCTTTTTTTCCGCGGCAATGGCGCTGGTGTTGATGCTGATGGGCTCGCTGGCACAGGCCCAGAGCGACCCGCGGCAGGTGGTGATGGATGCGGTGGACCGCATGACCACCCGTATTGATGCCGAACGTGAGCAGCTCAAGGCGGATCCTGAGCGGGCCCGGGGATTGGTGCGCGAGGAGCTGGCGGGGCTGGTGGATTTCAAGCGCATCACCCGCATGGTCATGGGCGACTACTTCGGTCACTCCAGCAAGGAGCAGAAATACCGTTTTCTGGAGGTGTTCAAGAACAGCCTGATTAACACCTACGCCTCCGGTATTACCCTCTACGAAGGTCAGCAGATCACCACGCTACCCATGCAGGAGGGGGATCTGCGGGGGGACTATGCACGGGTGCGCATGGAAATCCAGACCAACACTGGCAAGACCATTCCCATCTTCTACACCCTGTTCTCCCGGGATGGTCAGTGGAAAGTGATCAATGTGTATGTGAACGGACTGGATCTGGCAGATACCTTCAAGAGCCAGTTTGCCCAGGGCATGGAGCAATATGGCGATATGGACAAGGTGATCGATAACTGGACCGCTGACGCGAATATCGATGCGGGTCTGGATAGCGAGGAAGGCAGCAAGGAATAA
- a CDS encoding KpsF/GutQ family sugar-phosphate isomerase — protein sequence MSHDHISVGKRVLDIEARAVNALKDSLDDQFSAACDQMLNARGRVIVTGMGKSGHVGNKLAATLASTGTPSFFVHPGEASHGDLGMITPDDVVLALSNSGETAEVLAILPVIKRKGTVLIGMTGRTASTLAQLSDVHLTVAVTEEACPHNLAPTSSTTAALAMGDALAIALLEARGFTPEDFALSHPGGSLGRRLLLKVDDIMHAGEALPAVSTDTSVSDALLEMTRKGLGMTAITDNDGALAGIFTDGDLRRLLDRDLDIRTASIAEVMVSNPITIETGHLAAEALQIMETRKINGLVVLDNERKPVGAFNMQDLLRAGVV from the coding sequence ATGAGTCACGACCATATCAGTGTCGGCAAACGGGTCCTGGATATCGAGGCCCGCGCCGTCAACGCGCTGAAAGACAGCCTGGACGACCAGTTTTCCGCCGCCTGCGACCAGATGCTCAACGCCCGGGGCCGCGTTATCGTCACTGGCATGGGCAAAAGCGGTCACGTGGGCAACAAGCTGGCCGCCACCCTGGCCAGCACCGGCACCCCATCCTTCTTTGTGCATCCGGGCGAAGCTTCCCACGGCGATCTGGGCATGATCACTCCGGATGATGTGGTACTGGCCCTGTCCAACTCTGGCGAAACCGCCGAAGTGCTGGCCATCCTGCCGGTCATCAAGCGCAAGGGCACCGTACTGATCGGCATGACCGGTCGCACCGCCTCCACACTGGCGCAGCTTTCCGACGTTCACCTGACCGTCGCCGTGACGGAAGAGGCCTGCCCCCACAATCTGGCACCCACCTCGTCCACCACCGCCGCCCTGGCCATGGGGGACGCCCTGGCCATTGCCCTGCTGGAAGCCCGCGGCTTCACACCGGAAGACTTCGCTCTCAGCCATCCGGGCGGCAGCCTGGGCCGCCGACTGCTATTGAAGGTGGACGACATCATGCACGCGGGCGAGGCCCTGCCCGCAGTCTCCACCGACACCAGTGTCAGTGACGCCTTGCTGGAAATGACCCGCAAGGGACTGGGCATGACCGCCATTACCGACAACGACGGCGCCCTGGCCGGCATCTTCACTGATGGTGACTTGCGCCGCCTGCTGGACCGCGATCTGGATATTCGCACGGCCAGTATCGCCGAGGTCATGGTTAGCAACCCGATCACTATTGAAACCGGTCACCTGGCGGCAGAGGCACTGCAGATCATGGAGACCCGCAAGATCAATGGCCTGGTAGTACTGGATAACGAGCGCAAACCGGTGGGTGCCTTCAATATGCAGGACCTGCTGCGCGCGGGGGTGGT